A genomic region of Chloroflexota bacterium contains the following coding sequences:
- a CDS encoding DUF6391 domain-containing protein: MHGLMIFSGLFGALAVIFWFFGQPIWSLLNVPRQLNQLWQGVAVRRNHAIEHATVNVLEERYGSQLVDGCATTEGFRIRAAIDPALLLDAAREGLLRLQRGERSMAIYRRCATALSFCFLTVASIGLGMVAFLDMLSSTSIFLALTIAGALTPKLSPLFQRFFTTSLDVKGMSIGAIELVPPTLFMGLSFAAGGAEFAVRTKPARRIYQPPYRYGERVPVYVPVENNTRQR, encoded by the coding sequence ATGCATGGATTAATGATTTTTTCGGGATTATTTGGTGCGTTGGCAGTCATCTTCTGGTTCTTCGGTCAGCCAATTTGGTCATTGTTAAATGTCCCCCGTCAACTCAATCAATTGTGGCAAGGTGTGGCTGTGCGGCGTAATCACGCAATCGAGCATGCCACGGTCAATGTGCTCGAAGAGCGCTATGGCTCGCAATTGGTCGATGGCTGTGCGACAACCGAAGGCTTTCGCATTCGCGCCGCGATTGACCCAGCCCTGCTGCTTGATGCTGCTCGTGAAGGCTTGTTACGCCTGCAACGCGGCGAACGCTCGATGGCGATTTATCGTCGTTGTGCAACGGCCTTGAGTTTTTGTTTCCTGACTGTTGCTTCGATCGGCCTTGGCATGGTTGCTTTCCTCGATATGTTGTCAAGTACCAGTATTTTCTTGGCATTAACCATTGCTGGCGCACTTACCCCTAAGCTAAGCCCACTTTTTCAACGCTTTTTTACAACCTCGCTCGATGTTAAGGGGATGAGTATTGGGGCGATTGAGTTAGTGCCACCAACCTTATTTATGGGTTTGTCGTTTGCTGCTGGCGGCGCAGAGTTTGCCGTGCGCACCAAACCAGCTCGGCGCATTTATCAACCACCCTATCGCTACGGCGAACGGGTTCCGGTGTATGTGCCAGTCGAAAATAATACCCGCCAACGCTAA